TACTGCACGGTGTCTCAATGACCGTTGAGGAGGGGGCGATTGTTGCCCTGCTCGGGGCGAACGGTGCCGGTAAGAGTACCACGCTCAAGGCAATCTCCGGCCTTCTTCACATTGAAGAAGGCGAGGTAACCGACGGCAGTATCCAGTGGAATGGCGAGAGAATCGACAGGAAGAGTGCCGAAGAGATAGGTAAACTCGGCATTATCCAGGCGCTTGAAGGCCGTCGGGTCTTCGGGCATCTTACCGCCGAGGAGAACCTGCTCGTCGGAGCATATCATCGTACCGACCGCACTGCCGTGAAGGGTGACCTGGAGATGGTCTACGGCTACTTCCCGAGGCTGAAGGACCTGCGGCGCGGCATCGCCGGCTATCTTTCCGGGGGTGAGCAGCAGATGCTGGTCATCGGTCGTGCCATGATGGCTGCCCCCAAATTGATGATGCTCGATGAACCGTCCCTGGGTCTGGCACCCCTCCTGGTCGAGGAGATATACAATATCATCGAGCGGTTCAATACTGAGTCCGGGACGTCGGTGCTCCTCGTCGAGCAGAACGTCAGAATTGCCCTGAGCATTGCTCACACCGGCTATGTTATGGAGAACGGCCGGATTGTCCTGGACGGCACGGCGGACTTCCTCAAGAACAACGAGGATGTCAAGGAGTTCTACATGGGGCTCTCCACGGTGGGTACCAGGAAAAGCTACCGGGAAGTGAAGCACTACAAGAGGCGAAAACGATGGCTCTAAAATCTGGCGGGCAGTATTACGATGAACTGGAGACTATGACCGCCGAGGAAAGACGGACGTATCTCAACGGGAAGCTGCGCGAGGCGGTCGACCATGCCTGCCACAACGCGCCTGCGGCGCGTGAAATGCTGGACCGCGCCGGGGTTCAACCCACAGATATTCAAACGATAGAGGACCTGGAGAAGCTGCCCATCACCCGGAAGACGGACCTGATTGAGCTACAGAAGACCAGGCCTCCGTACGGCGGTTTCCTGGCGATACCGCCGGAAGATGTAGAGCGGATATTCATCTCTCCCGGTCCGATATACGAGCCGCTGCACAGCGGGTCCATCGAGTGGTTTGCCAGGTCCTTCTACGCCGCCGGTTTCAGGAAGGGTGATATTGTCATCAATACCTTCACCTATCACCTGTCCCCCGCCGGTGTTCTGTTCCACGAGGCTTTGAGGGATTGCGGGGCCACCGTGGTCGTCACCGGTACCGGTAACACCGATATCCAGGTCCGGACAATGCTCGACCTCAAGGTCACCGGGTTTGTCGGTACGCCTTCTTTCCTGATGACCCTCATCCGCAGGGCGGAGGAGATGGGGCATGACTTCCGTCGGGACTTCGTACTGGAGCGTGCCTGGTTCACCGGTGAACCCCTGTCACCGTCGGTGAGGAAAACCCTCGAAGAGGACTACACCATCAATACCTGCCAGGCCTACGCGGTCACCGAGCCGGGGGGTGCCCTTGCCTACGAATGCCCGGAGAAATCCGGCATGCACTTCATGGATGACTACGTGATTGAGATAGTCGACCACGAGACAGGGAAGCAGCTTGGCCCCGGTGAGATTGGGGAAATCGTGGTTACCCCGGTGCACAACAGGGCCTGGGGCATTATCCGCTTCGGCACCGGTGACATGTCTTCGTACATCACAGAACCGTGCCCGTGTGGACGGAGCTCAAACCGACTGGTAGGGATTGTCGGGCGGACCGGTGATGCCGTCAAGGTGCGGGGGATGTTTGTCGTCACCCGACAGGTTGAGGAAGCGGTGCTTGGCATCGAGGCGGTCTCGCGGTTCCAGGTTGTCGTCAGCCGTGAGGGACAGCGCGATTATATGGCGCTCAGGGTCGAACTGAAGAACAAAGATATTGACCGGGACGCACTGACTGCGGAACTGAATGAGCGCGTTCAGAATGTTTGTCGGGTAAGGGTAGACAGGGTCGAGTTCGTGGCACTGGGCAGCATCCCCGAAGACCAGTCACGGATAGTGGACCCGAGGAAGTGGGACTAAGCCTGCTGGCAAAGCCAGCAGGCCGAAGCTGAAGGGTCTCTCCCCGCGGAACATACTGGTGTAGTGTCTCGTATATATCTCTACGTATGATGGATAGGAAAGTCCAGAAGGGTGTTCCCCAGATATAATCTTTCCCCCTTTCCTGGCCAGAAAGGGAAAGGCGGCCCAGCTGGGCCGCACGGGGATTGGTCGAAAGGGTTCTTCAGCAACCTGCTAAATTCAAATTCTATATGAGACAAACTTCGGCATCAAAGCTTTACATAACTCTAAAAACAATTCGTGCCTGATAAGCCTTTTCTAGCCTCCATTTGTTTCCCATAATTTTTAGTCGGCATTGAAATCGAGATATTACCTTCCCCGAACGAATCATCATGTCCCGGGGGACTCGAACCTGTAGCCACCTGCGTGGCAGTCAGGCCCGCGACAGGGTCACTATTACTCTTCCTTACCGAGGTAGGCTGAAATCACCTGCGGGTTTGTCCTTATCTCCTCGGGAGTGCCCTCGGCAATCTTCTGCCCGAAATCAAGCACCACAATCCTGTCCGCCAGGTCCATGACCACTCCCATGTCATGCTCAATCAGGACGATGCAGTCGACGCCGTCCCTGAGGACAGGAGTGCTTGGATAGGTATCCCCCTGACCTTCGAAGATATCGATGATGAACCGGGCGATGTCTTCCTTCTCTTCCAGGTTCATCCCCGCCATCGGCTCATCGAGGAGGAGGACCTTCGGTTCCATAGCCAACGCCCTGCCCAACTCTACTCGTTTGCGCATTCCGTAGGGCAGCGTGCCGACCACCTTCTTTCTTATCGGTTCTATCTCCAGAAAATCTATGATGTCTTCCACTGTCCGGCGGTGCTCAATCTCCTCGGCATGGGCCGGGCCGAAGTAGATAGCTCCGGTCAGCGGGTTCTGCTTCATGAGCATGTGGCGGGCGGCCATGATGTTGTCCAGTGTGCTCAGACCGGCGAAAAGCTCGATGTTCTGGAATGTCCTGGCCAGGCCGAGTCTGGCTGCCCTGTCCGGTCGGATTCTGGTAATCCTGCGGCCGTCGTAGTATACCTCGCCTTTCTGTGGCTTGTAGAACCCATTAATACAGTTCAACAGGCAGGTCTTGCCCGCACCGTTGGGGCCGATTATGGCCAGGATTTCGTTGTCCTTAATATCAATGCTGACATCACTCAGCGCATTGACACCGCCAAAGGACAGGGAGAGGTCCTCTATTCGTACCTTTACCTTGTGGCCGTTTTCACTGTTCATCTGTAGATGGCTCTATTTCCCCGGATGTGTCAGCCGGACCTGGTGTGGACCGCATCTTCAAGGCTTCTTCGTCACGGAGTTTCTGCTTGTACTCTAATATGCGGATGCATTGCGTGCCTTCGCACTCCAGCGCTCGTCTCAGCTGCAGGCTCTTCCTGACCATGTTGAGCTGCTCCTCGCGGGATTCAGTATACTTTCGGACACCGGTACACTTAGCGGACCAGTCCTTGTCGACCATTATGGTCACTTCGTCATCAACGGCATCGCAGTGTATCGTTGTTGCCGTTACCTGCCAGTCTACCATGTGAATATCACATTGCTCCTTCTTGACTCCCATGGTACCATTTGTGCGGTTGCCAGTTCAACTGTGGGTACTCGTCCGGTACATTAGTGACACTCCAACAGATGATGCCGGTTGCCACCGGAGGTTACTTGTGTGGTTTAGCTATGGTACCGGCCGCCTTCTCATGTGGCAATACCTCATCCCCTCTTACGCCTTTCTCCAAAGGAGAAAGGGGCGATATCTATACGCGTGCCCCTATATCTTACCCTGGCGATACCGTGCGCTGCCATTGCGAAAGTGCTACAATAGTGCATTGTACACGTGGCAGACGCTTTCTCTCGGAGAACCATCAGTTGACGTGTTAGCAGAACTAAAGCCGCAGCGAAAATGACGCTGGGATGAATCCGTCAAGTACCACTGCATACCCGGACAGTAATAAAAAAGGGAGGCAAGAATGTTTACCAGAATCCGCGCCATACACATAGCGGTCAACAATGTAGAGGAGACGGCCAAGGAATACGCCGACAAGTTCGGGCTCGTGGCGTCACAGTCCGGCACTCTGCCCGAAATGGGTATAAAGAACGCGCTATTGCCTGTTGGTGATGCTGTGTTCGAGCTAATCGAGCCTCTGAATCCCGGGGAAGGAGCCCTCGCCAATTTTCTGGAGCGTCGGGGTGAAGGTGTGTACATGATGGCTCTGGAGGTCGAGAATCTGGGCGAGGCCGTCGAGTCATTGCGGGCCAGGGGTGTACGCATGAACAGCGATGACCCGGAATCGATAGCCAAAGGTGGCCCGGTCTTTGTCCACCCGAAATCAACTCACGGGGTGCTTATCGAGCTGGTCGAAAAGAAGTAATCTCAGGTCAGGTCTATAACTGCGCAGGCCGATACAGAGATGATTACAGAGTAACAAAGGAGGGAGAGGTATGGCTGACAAACCCAGGTTCTTCCAGGTGGAAAAGGATGGGCCGGTTATTATCTGGAGGTTTAGCAATCCACCGCAGAATCTCTGGAACAATGAAACGGCTGCGGAGTTCAATGACGTAGTCGAGGACTTGTACGAGGCCCCGGAATTGCGGGTAGGTATTCTCACCAGTGCGGTAATGGAGGTCTTTATCCAGCACTTTGATGTATCGCTCCTGGTGCAATGGGGCGATGCCCTCAAGGCGGGACAGATCACCTTGCCGACTGAGCGTCCGGCGCCAAGGGGCGTGTATCGGCGTGGCCCGAAGCCGGTGATTGCAGCTATCAATGCCCCGGTGGCCGGTGGTGGGCTGGAACTGTGTATGGCCTGCGATTTCCGTTTCATGTCGCGTGCCGCATCGGTGGCCCAGCCTGAGGTCGGTGCCGGAATCCTCCCCGGTGGTGGTGGAACCCAGCGTATGCCGCGACTCATCGGACTCGGCCGTGCCCTGGAACTGCAGTTGACAGGTAGACCAGTCTTCGCGGAGGAAGCGGAGCGCATCGGTCTGGTAACACGTGCCTGCGACCCGCTAAACTTGATGCCGGAAGCGCTGGAGTTCGCTAAAATACTGGCAGCCCAACCACCCTTGGCGGTCGAACTCATCCGGCGGTGCATCTATGAAGGCACAGAGATGCCCCTGGAGGAAGGCCTTGCTCTGGAGAGCGAGCTATTCCGGGAGACACTCATCAGCGGAGATGCCTTGGACAGGATGCGTGCCTATGTAGCCTCCGGACAGGATGCCAAGCAAGCGCAAGACCTATTAAAGAACTTTGAACAGCAGGATTCTGAGTAAGTGAGTTGTCAGACGCTGCCCGGCGTATGCTGCTGCAGGAATGAGAAGATAATGTCAAGCGCCTCCGGGAAACGGGTGACCCCGTGCTCGGCACCCTCGAAGGCCTTTACCTGTACATCCGGTATTAGCCTGGCCATATCGCGCGAGCCCTGTGCCGGGAAGACGCTGTCCTCAGTGCCGTATAGAACGAGAGTGGGCGGCTTTATGTCCCGGAACTGGGGAGTAGCATCCCAGTCGACATAGCCGGAATAGGTGCGCAGTTCACCGGCGTACTTGGCGATGCGCTCTTCCCGTGGGGTCTGGCGCAACATTTCCCGGATGCGTTCCATCGCCTCCTGCTGCGCGTGACTCTCCTTTTCGGTACGTTCCGGGCGTCCGACAAACAGGTTCAGTCCCACTGTACCTTCGGTGGTCCTGGCTTCATAGGCAGCCAGAGGGCTGTCTTCGTTCAGGATTCTGATACGCTCCCGGAGCCTGGCTTTCATCTCCTCGTCCGGTGATAACCACGGTGCGGAGTCGGTGACGACCAGGCTGGCGGTTGCTTCGGGGAATTCGAGGCCGAAGGCAAGCGTAATCTGGCCTCCGGCCGATGTTCCCAGGATATGAGCGCGGTCATGCCCCAGGTAATGTAACAACTCGAGAATGTCACCAGCGAAGTCCTTCATAGTGAAACCTTCTTCGGGGTATCCGGAACGTCCGGAAGCACGGCGGTCATAGGTAATTACCCTGAAATACCGTGCGAAGCGGTCCCGCCAGGCGGGAGCTTCAGCACCCATGCCCGTACCCAATCCACCGAACCCGCCGTGCACATAGACCAGCGGGAAACCGTCTCCTTTCGTCTCATAGTACATCTCGAAACCGTTGATATTCGCGGTTGGCATCAGACCTCCTTTATGTGGGACTACTATGGATTACGCCAAACTCTGCACCTGACCTCATACCCAGGTGGCTGAGGCTCGGAGTCCTGTAATCTGCTGACACTTACTCAAGCATATCACTTACCCATACTCAGATACAGCACTTAATCTACGGGATGTTCAGTATTATCATTATAAAGGGGGGAAGGTTCCGTTTATGGTACCACCCGCTACTGACTATTTCAATACCGGAGAGACTAAGTCATCCGATAGACCGGTGAATTCCACTGATTATCAATTGACCCGAAAGCGGCCGATGAGCTATAATTCATATAGACCATAGAAGCGAAGCAGCGGGTGAGATTTGCACGAGAGTTGCGGAGTATTTGGTGTCTACTGTCCTGATGAGGATGTAAGTCGACTTACCTATTTCGCTCTATTCGCCCTGCAACACCGTGGCCAGGAAAGTGCCGGCATTGCCGTTGCCGATGGCTTGCGGATGCAGGTAACCAGCGATATGGGGCTGGTCTCTCAGGTATTCACCGAGGAGAGGCTAAGCCAGCTCAGCGGGTATATTGCCATCGGACACAACCGCTACTCGACCCGGGGTTCCAGTCGAGTAATCAATGTCCAACCCATTATCGTCGGTCGGGGCGCTAATGCGATTGCCATAGCCCACAACGGTAATATCATTAATGCCGAGTTCCTTCGCGAAGAACTCATTGCGCAGGGCCACACGTTCCGCACGTCCA
The DNA window shown above is from Dehalococcoidales bacterium and carries:
- a CDS encoding ABC transporter ATP-binding protein, which encodes MLVLNNIEVAYLNVIRVLHGVSMTVEEGAIVALLGANGAGKSTTLKAISGLLHIEEGEVTDGSIQWNGERIDRKSAEEIGKLGIIQALEGRRVFGHLTAEENLLVGAYHRTDRTAVKGDLEMVYGYFPRLKDLRRGIAGYLSGGEQQMLVIGRAMMAAPKLMMLDEPSLGLAPLLVEEIYNIIERFNTESGTSVLLVEQNVRIALSIAHTGYVMENGRIVLDGTADFLKNNEDVKEFYMGLSTVGTRKSYREVKHYKRRKRWL
- a CDS encoding AMP-binding protein — protein: MALKSGGQYYDELETMTAEERRTYLNGKLREAVDHACHNAPAAREMLDRAGVQPTDIQTIEDLEKLPITRKTDLIELQKTRPPYGGFLAIPPEDVERIFISPGPIYEPLHSGSIEWFARSFYAAGFRKGDIVINTFTYHLSPAGVLFHEALRDCGATVVVTGTGNTDIQVRTMLDLKVTGFVGTPSFLMTLIRRAEEMGHDFRRDFVLERAWFTGEPLSPSVRKTLEEDYTINTCQAYAVTEPGGALAYECPEKSGMHFMDDYVIEIVDHETGKQLGPGEIGEIVVTPVHNRAWGIIRFGTGDMSSYITEPCPCGRSSNRLVGIVGRTGDAVKVRGMFVVTRQVEEAVLGIEAVSRFQVVVSREGQRDYMALRVELKNKDIDRDALTAELNERVQNVCRVRVDRVEFVALGSIPEDQSRIVDPRKWD
- a CDS encoding ABC transporter ATP-binding protein; this translates as MNSENGHKVKVRIEDLSLSFGGVNALSDVSIDIKDNEILAIIGPNGAGKTCLLNCINGFYKPQKGEVYYDGRRITRIRPDRAARLGLARTFQNIELFAGLSTLDNIMAARHMLMKQNPLTGAIYFGPAHAEEIEHRRTVEDIIDFLEIEPIRKKVVGTLPYGMRKRVELGRALAMEPKVLLLDEPMAGMNLEEKEDIARFIIDIFEGQGDTYPSTPVLRDGVDCIVLIEHDMGVVMDLADRIVVLDFGQKIAEGTPEEIRTNPQVISAYLGKEE
- a CDS encoding VOC family protein produces the protein MFTRIRAIHIAVNNVEETAKEYADKFGLVASQSGTLPEMGIKNALLPVGDAVFELIEPLNPGEGALANFLERRGEGVYMMALEVENLGEAVESLRARGVRMNSDDPESIAKGGPVFVHPKSTHGVLIELVEKK
- a CDS encoding enoyl-CoA hydratase/isomerase family protein, whose protein sequence is MADKPRFFQVEKDGPVIIWRFSNPPQNLWNNETAAEFNDVVEDLYEAPELRVGILTSAVMEVFIQHFDVSLLVQWGDALKAGQITLPTERPAPRGVYRRGPKPVIAAINAPVAGGGLELCMACDFRFMSRAASVAQPEVGAGILPGGGGTQRMPRLIGLGRALELQLTGRPVFAEEAERIGLVTRACDPLNLMPEALEFAKILAAQPPLAVELIRRCIYEGTEMPLEEGLALESELFRETLISGDALDRMRAYVASGQDAKQAQDLLKNFEQQDSE
- a CDS encoding alpha/beta hydrolase; this translates as MPTANINGFEMYYETKGDGFPLVYVHGGFGGLGTGMGAEAPAWRDRFARYFRVITYDRRASGRSGYPEEGFTMKDFAGDILELLHYLGHDRAHILGTSAGGQITLAFGLEFPEATASLVVTDSAPWLSPDEEMKARLRERIRILNEDSPLAAYEARTTEGTVGLNLFVGRPERTEKESHAQQEAMERIREMLRQTPREERIAKYAGELRTYSGYVDWDATPQFRDIKPPTLVLYGTEDSVFPAQGSRDMARLIPDVQVKAFEGAEHGVTRFPEALDIIFSFLQQHTPGSV